One Chrysiogenia bacterium DNA segment encodes these proteins:
- a CDS encoding EthD family reductase, protein MIRLSVLYPATEGARFDKDYYMANHIPLCREKLGDALRGVSVAFGVSGAAPGSPAPYVCIAHLDFDSVESFQQAFMGAAPALGADLKNYSDIQAVVQVSEVA, encoded by the coding sequence ATGATCCGCTTGAGCGTTCTGTATCCCGCCACCGAAGGCGCGCGTTTCGACAAGGACTACTACATGGCCAACCACATCCCGCTGTGCCGCGAAAAACTCGGCGACGCGCTGAGGGGCGTGAGCGTTGCCTTCGGCGTGAGCGGTGCCGCCCCGGGCAGCCCTGCCCCCTATGTGTGCATTGCCCACCTGGACTTCGACTCGGTCGAGTCCTTCCAGCAGGCCTTCATGGGAGCGGCCCCGGCACTGGGCGCGGACCTCAAGAATTATTCGGATATTCAGGCGGTCGTGCAGGTCAGCGAGGTGGCTTGA